A genomic segment from Flavobacterium inviolabile encodes:
- the rplU gene encoding 50S ribosomal protein L21, with the protein MYAIVEIAGQQFKVSKDQKVYVHRLASEEGAKVTFDKVLLLDDKGNVTLGAPAVEGASVEAKVLQHLKGDKVIVFKKKRRKGYKKKNGHRQSLTQIVIEGIVAGGAPKKKATKKAEATEE; encoded by the coding sequence ATGTACGCAATCGTAGAGATAGCAGGGCAACAATTCAAAGTAAGCAAAGACCAAAAGGTTTATGTTCACCGTTTAGCATCTGAAGAAGGAGCAAAAGTTACTTTTGACAAAGTTCTTTTATTGGATGACAAAGGGAATGTAACTTTAGGCGCCCCAGCTGTAGAAGGTGCTTCAGTAGAAGCTAAAGTGTTACAACACTTAAAAGGTGATAAAGTAATCGTTTTCAAAAAGAAAAGAAGAAAAGGTTACAAAAAGAAAAACGGTCACAGACAATCTTTAACTCAAATTGTAATCGAGGGAATCGTTGCAGGTGGAGCTCCAAAGAAAAAAGCGACTAAAAAAGCGGAAGCTACAGAAGAATAA
- a CDS encoding M16 family metallopeptidase encodes MKKSLMALSSLLMLGGVASAQKVAFEEYNLDNGLHVILHKDPSAPVVVTSVMYHVGAKDENPDRTGFAHFFEHLLFEGTKNIARGEWFKIVTANGGNNNANTSDDRTYYYEVFPSNNLELALWMESERLMHPVINQIGVDTQNEVVKEEKRLRVDNQPYGNLFTEVKKNIFTKHPYRWAPIGSMEHLDAATLQEFQAFNKKFYIPNNAVLVVAGDFDSAQAKQWIQNYFGPIQKGTPITRQKIEETPITQTIHATYQDPNIQIPMAVTAYRTPSMKTHDARVLDMISSILSDGKSSRLYKKLVDDKKMALQIGAFNYSQEDYGVYFIYGLPQSPTTPAELIKGMDEEIVKLQTELISEKDFQKLQNKFENQYVNSNSNLEGVAENLASFYLLYGDVNLVNTEIDIYRSITREEIRDVAKKYLNPNQRLILDYVPAKDKAQN; translated from the coding sequence ATGAAAAAATCTTTGATGGCTTTGAGTTCCCTTCTGATGCTTGGCGGCGTAGCTTCGGCGCAGAAAGTAGCGTTTGAAGAATACAATTTAGACAACGGACTGCATGTGATTTTACACAAAGACCCTTCCGCTCCGGTAGTGGTTACTTCGGTAATGTATCACGTTGGTGCAAAAGACGAAAACCCGGACAGAACTGGTTTTGCACACTTTTTTGAACACCTTTTATTTGAAGGTACTAAAAATATCGCAAGAGGAGAATGGTTTAAAATTGTAACGGCTAATGGCGGTAACAATAATGCCAATACTTCTGACGACAGAACGTATTACTACGAGGTTTTCCCTTCTAACAACCTGGAGTTAGCCTTATGGATGGAATCGGAAAGACTAATGCATCCGGTAATCAATCAAATTGGTGTTGACACTCAGAACGAAGTTGTTAAAGAAGAAAAAAGATTGCGTGTTGACAACCAGCCTTACGGAAACTTATTCACTGAGGTTAAGAAAAACATCTTTACAAAACACCCTTACCGTTGGGCACCTATCGGTTCTATGGAGCATTTAGATGCTGCAACACTTCAGGAATTCCAGGCTTTCAACAAAAAGTTCTACATTCCTAACAATGCGGTTCTGGTTGTAGCCGGAGATTTCGATAGCGCTCAGGCAAAACAATGGATCCAGAACTATTTCGGACCAATTCAAAAAGGCACGCCTATCACGCGTCAGAAAATTGAAGAGACTCCGATAACACAAACAATCCACGCAACATACCAGGATCCGAACATCCAGATCCCAATGGCTGTTACGGCTTACAGAACACCATCTATGAAAACACATGACGCCAGAGTACTGGACATGATTTCTTCTATTCTTTCTGACGGAAAAAGTTCAAGATTATACAAAAAGTTAGTTGACGATAAGAAAATGGCGCTTCAAATTGGTGCTTTCAACTACAGCCAGGAAGATTATGGTGTGTATTTTATCTACGGATTACCACAAAGCCCGACAACTCCTGCTGAATTAATTAAAGGTATGGACGAGGAAATCGTTAAGCTTCAAACGGAATTGATTTCTGAAAAAGATTTTCAGAAATTACAAAACAAGTTTGAAAACCAATACGTAAACAGCAATTCAAACTTAGAAGGTGTTGCAGAGAACCTGGCTTCTTTCTACTTACTTTATGGCGATGTAAACTTAGTAAATACTGAAATCGACATTTACCGTTCCATCACCCGTGAAGAAATCAGAGATGTTGCTAAAAAGTATTTAAATCCAAACCAACGTTTGATTTTAGATTATGTTCCAGCAAAAGATAAAGCACAAAACTAA
- the rpmA gene encoding 50S ribosomal protein L27: MAHKKGVGSSKNGRESESKRLGVKIFGGQAAIAGNIIVRQRGSKHNPGENVYMGKDHTLHAKVDGVVKFQKKGDNKSFVSVIPFEA, from the coding sequence ATGGCTCACAAGAAAGGTGTCGGTAGTTCCAAGAATGGTAGAGAATCAGAATCGAAACGTTTAGGTGTTAAGATTTTTGGTGGTCAAGCTGCAATTGCTGGAAACATTATCGTAAGACAAAGAGGTTCTAAGCACAATCCAGGTGAAAACGTTTACATGGGTAAAGATCATACTTTACATGCAAAAGTTGATGGAGTTGTGAAATTTCAGAAAAAAGGAGATAACAAATCTTTCGTTTCTGTAATTCCATTCGAAGCATAA